A region from the Canis lupus dingo isolate Sandy chromosome X, ASM325472v2, whole genome shotgun sequence genome encodes:
- the LOC112655022 gene encoding ferritin heavy chain-like → MAAAPISQVRQNYHPDCEAAVDSRISLELSASYVYQSMAFSFDRDDGALRNLARFFQRQAREETQHAEMLVELQNRRGGRIRLRDVKKPDRDAWESGPRATECALHLEKRVNHSLPARPDLHRLATDQNDAQLCDFLEARSLRERASERARQGHPRALGGYGTSLRSVGAPEAGLAEYPFDRLTLRHSHKEN, encoded by the coding sequence ATGGCCGCCGCGCCCATCTCCCAGGTTCGCCAGAACTACCACCCCGACTGCGAGGCCGCCGTCGACAGCCGGATCAGCCTGGAGCTGTCCGCCTCCTACGTCTACCAGTCCATGGCCTTCTCCTTCGACCGCGACGACGGGGCCCTGAGGAACTTGGCCCGCTTCTTCCAGCGCCAGGCCCGCGAGGAGACCCAGCACGCCGAGATGCTCGTGGAGCTGCAGAACCGGCGCGGGGGCCGCATCCGTCTGCGCGACGTCAAGAAGCCCGACCGCGACGCCTGGGAGAGCGGCCCGAGGGCCACGGAGTGCGCCCTGCACCTGGAGAAGCGCGTGAACCACAGCCTGCCTGCTCGACCTGACCTGCACCGGCTGGCCACCGACCAGAACGACGCCCAGCTCTGCGACTTCCTGGAGGCCCGCTCCCTCCgtgagcgagcgagcgagcgagcgaggcAAGGCCATCCAAGAGCTCTGGGAGGCTACGGCACCAGCCTGCGCAGCGTGGGGGCCCCGGAAGCCGGCCTGGCCGAGTACCCGTTCGACAGGCTCACCCTGCGCCACAGCCACAAGGAGAACTGA